Proteins from a single region of Phalacrocorax carbo chromosome 31 unlocalized genomic scaffold, bPhaCar2.1 SUPER_31_unloc_2, whole genome shotgun sequence:
- the C5AR1 gene encoding C5a anaphylatoxin chemotactic receptor 1, with protein MELSTPTYAFNDSEWDDSSLYDLDTYEVSHGHRAVLVLYAIIFLLGVFGNGAVIWVTGFEMRRTVNGVWFLNLSLADLICCLALPFLALPLAQDHHWPLGRFACKLLPSLTILNMFASVLLLTAISADRCALVTRPVWCQNHRSPALARGACAAAWLLAALLTLPSFIFRTTRTDPFSAKTTCVLGYAAVGRHQRLTELVTAVARFVCGFLVPFAVITGCYGRLLARVRSKAFARPQKAVKLVLVVIVAFFVCWLPYHVVGLILASALPHSSVYKRAVEADAVVTGIAYVNSCINPVIYVIVGQDFKAKLRRSWRAALRGALGDDPPSAPGDSRAKTKSTVDETSVSVTV; from the coding sequence ATGGAGCTCTCGACCCCCACCTACGCCTTCAACGACTCCGAGTGGGACGACTCTTCCCTCTACGACCTTGACACCTACGAGGTCTCCCACGGGCACCGCGCCGTCCTGGTGCTCTACGCCATCatcttcctcctgggggtctTCGGCAACGGCGCCGTCATCTGGGTGACGGGCTTCGAGATGCGGCGCACGGTGAACGGCGTCTGgttcctcaacctctccttgGCCGACCTCATCTGCTGCTTGGCCTTGCCCTTCCTGGCCCTGCCGCTGGCCCAGGACCACCACTGGCCGCTGGGGCGCTTCGCCTGCaagctgctgccttccctcaCCATCCTCAACATGTTCGCCAGCGTCCTCCTCCTCACGGCCATCAGCGCCGACCGCTGCGCCCTGGTGACGCGGCCGGTGTGGTGCCAGAACCACCGGTCGCCGGCGCTGGCGCGGGGGGCTTGCGCGGCCGCCTGGCTGCTGGCCGccctcctcaccctcccctcCTTCATCTTCCGCACCACCCGCACCGACCCTTTCTCCGCCAAGACCACTTGCGTCTTGGGTTACGCGGCCGTGGGGCGGCACCAGCGCCTCACCGAGCTCGTCACCGCCGTCGCCCGCTTCGTCTGCGGCTTCCTGGTGCCCTTCGCGGTCATCACGGGGTGCTACGGCCGGCTGCTGGCCCGCGTGCGCAGCAAGGCCTTCGCCCGCCCACAGAAGGCCGTCAAGCTCGTCCTGGTGGTCATCGTCGCCTTCTTCGTCTGCTGGTTGCCCTACCACGTGGTGGGCCTGATCCTGGCCTCCGCCTTGCCTCACAGCTCCGTGTACAAGCGCGCCGTGGAAGCCGACGCCGTCGTCACCGGCATCGCCTACGTCAACAGTTGCATCAACCCCGTCATCTACGTCATCGTCGGGCAAGACTTCAAGGCCAAGCTCCGGCGCTCCTGGCGCGCCGCGCTGCGGGGGGCGCTGGGCGACGacccccccagcgccccggGCGACAGCAGGGCCAAGACCAAATCCACCGTGGACGAGACAAGCGTCAGCGTCACGGTGTGA